A region of the Plasmodium vinckei vinckei genome assembly, chromosome: PVVCY_11 genome:
ATATGTTTTACACTAGTTCCATAAAACATACACACTgtgatttaaatttaattgcaataacatttttctgtataattattgttatatttttcattcttaTATGTGATTgaaaaatgtgaaaattatatatataattgtgCTTGTTTATAAGAataagtataaatatatatttttattccttacacacacacatgcatataatatatatttacacataaatgtaatgaaaaaatataaaatgtgtatTGTTTGGGGGTTGTGTTTTTATCTTTCGCAAttattaaagaaataaaattacaagaaaagataaaaattatgtatttaaaTACATTATAAATGGAAtacacataaaatattaataaatatattcgaGTGTATTGGCTAAATATTACCAAAGATTATATTATTCcctcataaaaaaaaatggaaaagtttattaaaagatggaaaataataaattatgctTATAATAAACAAGTATTTTAAagattgaaaaataaaactatctatgaatatgtaattatatatacataaatggTATGTAAACACAATTAAAGgatttcaaaatattttttaaaaaattatcacaccttattaaattcataaaaaaaaattaaattatttaaataatattcaattataatatggattaaaaaacaaaaagatgaaaaaaatgaataagccaaaaaaaaatatgaatataatctATTATTCATGAAAATTAATTTCTGATGAGATATCCATTTCATTTATGtctatacatttatatgaaatgatatttaaaaacaattagtatacaaaaaacatatgcttgtaagtataatatattcatatatgtaaaaaatcaGTTCTTTTAtacattaaaataaatcttaatttttaaatgaaaaaatgggGCTCGTCAGAATCATATTCTTATTTCTCAAATTCATTGGTTTCAAAATCGTATTGTTAATAcctttatcttttttttttcagttATTTAAGTATTAACCCTTAAACTCATGaccaaaatatataattaaaaaataatgaaaaaagagaaaaaaaaaagaaaaaaaaagaaaaaaaaaaaaaagcggATAGTGGTAATCAGTATATATAAGATGCATCAATATTGATCaaacataaatttatatatttgcttAAATTACAAGCACATACGTGTGCACATgggttttaaaaaatatttatttttcttgaACAATAAGTGCAAAATATCaaagaaaaatgataaacatatttttagtaTATTTAGTTTGcatatgtaataaattaaactaaaaatatattaaagaaaagAGGATCCctaaaaattattgaaaAGCATCAAATATTACATGTCttcttattatatatttttaatttaataaaaaatatttatataagaaaaaaagagcaaaaattatatgaatgtGTATACActtcataataatatgcaaTATGTTtactatataattatttgtgactatatatatatcattgcTTTATATGAgcatcatatatataaatatattcatatatatacatataatatttttatacccAATTTATTAACACACTAATGTATACtcttttcgttttttttttgcatgtATAATTCACgaacaaaaattaaaattatatattattcataatttaataCGATGCATTATTTGGCCAACGATAATAAgctaaaattatttacacaaggtcataaaaaaattttaagcacaaaaataaaattaataattcacACATTATTCTAAATGGAGGTTTTTAAGtatatttgtaataaatattataagaaaaatcATAAAGCTATATTgcattacatatattttattctttagGTATCATACTTTCAtatcacattttttattatatattatctttttttttatttatattgaaaACATTTCTTGCTTAAAGGTATACTAATCGAAATACACAATTTGTTCGTAGTAgctcattattattattttcaatgaGGATAAATAATgagttatttttaaatggccaagtttatttatgttaCACTATGcgtataatttataatggTATCCAACTTGTTATTACCTTTTTACGTAGAAAAAATCGTgattgttatatttatttatacatatgtattttacttgggatatttatatttaagcCGAAATTTTCCACTTATAATACTAATTTCgccttttatttttacacatGTTACtatatttagaaaaaataatttaaaaatttctttaaccataaacataattatcttttatattgGCTACCTTtgattataattattttttacatattatagCATAATTAAGtgtgtaatttttttttttttaaatgtatgCTTATGGGCATTTCATCCCCAATAATATTCGTTCAAACTTTACacttatataaatatatatatttatattttgtgtatGTAACTACCTATATTACCAAAATGGTTTTGTgaataatttatgtattatGAAGTTCAAATGTTTATCATTATCCTTAATTTATGGTAGCTTCTATTAAcactatataataatattttcatattgttctttgtattatttatagcAAGTGAAAACATCCCATACAAACTGGGTATGCATtccaaatataaatagtataGTTCTATAAAATAGGCGATATCTTACTACCATGAAAACATAAATCGTTTTATCCGTTCTTCCCatgtaatattaataaggggtatatactatatacatatatgtgaGAATATAGATTGAATACATATATGGCATTAAAACAGGATAGTCATGTataacacaaaaaaaatacgctaatatatttatctgtCATGGGAAATGTTTATTTCGATTCACAGATCCATGGATAATTCAATAATGTCTTATTTaagcaaaaataatataaaccaatattataaatttttgtgTATGATTGTTCTTATTTACTTGTATATgctataaaatatgtagtataataattcatatatatttttaattctgaATGGTAAAATAACTTATTAATAATCCTATATGTATGACCcagtacatatataattattatagcagtagaaaaaaatttataattattttttataagggGAAAGATTTATAGTTGCATTGTTAAATACGAGTTAATGAGCTTAGAGAAGtagatataatatgtatcataaactgtatatattaaattaagaTATCACATTTTTCgtttatttctatatattaatgaaagtattatacttttaattttactttggggaaaaaaaacgatatttttgaaaaaaaaaaaattgggGGAGCACCTTTTTTCTTCGCCGttctgtatttttatttatttatatatttctttgaTTCTCTAAACTTTTAAAATCATCTATTTCGCATCCAACTAATATGCTATATATGAGCAAAATCTATTGAATTTTGCCACctatgtaaataatattttttccaattttttagttttaatttagcaaaaaaaaaaaataaaataataacatataCGTATATGTTgcgtatataatatttaggtaaataattaaaatatatatatgtatagatttgcttatttattcattttcgtaatgttaaaataaatgaggATGATCAAATATAGTACATCCTTGGAGTTAGTATTTAgtttatgtaaaataaaataaaacaaataccATGAGTTTTatgcaattttttaaaaaaccaAGTCAAGATGAAAAGGGTAAAGAAactgataaaaatgaagaaaaagaaaatatcaCAGATGGTGAATCGAGTGATGGAAGTTATGGACCATGTCCTTTAGGAGAAactggaaataaaaaagataaagagTCTGACCAAGAAGATAGTGACAATAATGacaaagaaaatgaaataaaagattCATCAGTAtctacaaaaaataaaggaaatgtaatatcaaataaaagaaaagttaaagaaagtaaaaaatCTCACAAAAAAGTGAGAATAAacaatgatatatatttaaaaaacattccaacaaataaaaattatgaagtgagttatatgcatacagATGTTGTAACTCATGTTCTTgtaagtaataaaaaaaaatatatagtaacAGGAAGTTGTAATGGggttataaaattttggtataaaaatgtaggATCTATTGAATTtgtaaaacattttaaaattcaTTCCGatgaaattatatacttatttatgTCAGAGGACGAAGAATTTTTAGGAAGTTTGTCAAAAGATAAAACTTATAAACAATTTGATATTAGTAGTTTtgatatgaatataataataaaattagatTTTTTACCTAAAACAGGAGAATTTGTttattcttcatttttttcaacatcTGTAAAAGTAGCTATATCATCAAGTGAAAAGCCACGcatctatatttataaaccTTTAGAAAGCgatatatgtatacatacAATAGACTTAAGTTCTAGCATtattgaaataataaaatataataaagtatataatttatgtatattaagTGATAATAAAGGAATTATTGACATAGTAGATGCtactaattttaaatttccaaataaaaataataataataatcctATGATAAATAACAGtgatatagaaaataatgatatggATATATTAACTTCTATAGATGCAAGATACAATGGAGCTAAAAAAATCGCCTTCTCTTATAAAAGTGAAACTGATTTATACgaattatgtaaatataaaacttatGCATtgtgtataaatataagctCAGATGGAGAATTTATGGTCATTTTTTcagaaaattattttatacgtatatataaatttaaaaccATGAAATTATATAGAGTTTATGATGAAAGTACAGAAATGTATTTAACTGCACAAAATGAtccattaaaaaaaaacttacaTATAGATAGTTTAGATTTTGGAAAAAGActttttatagaaaaagaaataaaaaaacatataaaaaatcaaaatatgaGATTAGATATGGTTATATTCGATGAATCTaatcaatatataatatatacaacttTTATTGGTATAAAAGTGgtcaattttattactaATCAATTATGTTATATAATTGGGAAGAATGAAACAAATTTGAGATATTTATCTATTTCcttatatcaaaaaataatacctgctaataaaattaaaacaaatgtTCATGaatctttatatattaatgaaaaaaatatatctgaTTGTGCTTTATTCTGTACTGTATACAAAAAAGCTAGATTTTATGTTTtcactaaaaaaatagtaaatgAACATGAGTTAGATGAAagagatatatataatgagcaaccaaacaaaaatgaattgagttcattattatcaacAAAATCTATAGAAAacattgaaaaaaataataataataaaactcCGAAAAGtgctattatttatacaacAATGGGTGAAATACATATTAGTTTGTTTTATAAAGAGTGTAAAAAAACTGTTCTAAATTTTGCAACTCATTCAACAAATggatattataataattgtatTTTCCATAGAGTtattaaacattttatgATTCAAACTGGAGACCCAGGGGGTGATGGCACAGGAGGTGAAAGTATTTGGGGAAGTGAATTTGAAGACGAATTTTTTGATCACCTTAATCACTCAAAACCCTTTATGGTATCTATGGCAAATTGTGGACCTAATACTAATGGATCACAATTTTTCATAACAACTGTTCCTTGCCCTTGGTTAGATTTTAAACACACTGTTTTTGGAAAAGTAACACAAGGAACAAAAGTTGTTTTGGATATAGAAAAAGTTCGTACTGACAAAAGGGATAAACCGTTAGATGaaatcaaaattttaaacataaaaattagcCACTAATAGCTAGTTGTTAATccttattaattttttttggaaatGTATCatttatgatatataacattttacACACTGATTGATTGCATATATGTAACAGTGTGTGGTgtatactatatatatgcatttatttctttttttttgagtatagtaatttataatattgtttttttgatatattgCACATTCAAAAAAGTTAATTCAACAACCATTTttaaacattattttttgttaagtAAACTTTGTATAAATCTATCACAAATatctttataattatatttgatttaatacatttcacaaaataaattcgcttttataatttccgtttgttttcatatatttttaaaatgtttaacTATGAATTTGGtgcatatttattcttTGTGGAAAGCAAAACACACAATAgcaattattttctatatataatgcagTCTGACATGGACTATCCAAATTATtggaaattttattaactaTTAAATGCAGGGGTGAAAAGAAAGCGTATTGTTACACCTTTTAACAACACCATCATCGCCACTTAttcaaaagaaaataatttttaatataaatcaaCATATTAACAAATGAAAGATAagacataataaaataatttaattaattatatgaaaattatacatatcaaaatatcaatgattaaaaattttaatcaatatatacatacatgtAATACGCTATTAcaattaaaacattttaacaaaattaaaaatataatttgtcttaccaaataatgtatacatatatcaAATTATTGGATAagcataattattttcatcttttgaaaataataggTGCATGAAATCTTTTATcaatatttgtataattacTTGTTCTGTTAGGAATTTGAATAGGTGAAGATATATGAGGAATACTTGGTAAAATTATAGGATTCATTCTTTTGGGAATCATAATGGAATTAAGTAAATGGGGTGGACTTATAAATCTTTGATTTATCGATTTTATTAATGAATCTCTTTCTTCTTTGAAGTTTTTAACCCTAGTTGTAATATCGTTAAAGGTTTGTTGTAATCGGACTTTATGCCCTGGTAGCC
Encoded here:
- a CDS encoding peptidyl-prolyl cis-trans isomerase, putative, with translation MSFMQFFKKPSQDEKGKETDKNEEKENITDGESSDGSYGPCPLGETGNKKDKESDQEDSDNNDKENEIKDSSVSTKNKGNVISNKRKVKESKKSHKKVRINNDIYLKNIPTNKNYEVSYMHTDVVTHVLVSNKKKYIVTGSCNGVIKFWYKNVGSIEFVKHFKIHSDEIIYLFMSEDEEFLGSLSKDKTYKQFDISSFDMNIIIKLDFLPKTGEFVYSSFFSTSVKVAISSSEKPRIYIYKPLESDICIHTIDLSSSIIEIIKYNKVYNLCILSDNKGIIDIVDATNFKFPNKNNNNNPMINNSDIENNDMDILTSIDARYNGAKKIAFSYKSETDLYELCKYKTYALCINISSDGEFMVIFSENYFIRIYKFKTMKLYRVYDESTEMYLTAQNDPLKKNLHIDSLDFGKRLFIEKEIKKHIKNQNMRLDMVIFDESNQYIIYTTFIGIKVVNFITNQLCYIIGKNETNLRYLSISLYQKIIPANKIKTNVHESLYINEKNISDCALFCTVYKKARFYVFTKKIVNEHELDERDIYNEQPNKNELSSLLSTKSIENIEKNNNNKTPKSAIIYTTMGEIHISLFYKECKKTVLNFATHSTNGYYNNCIFHRVIKHFMIQTGDPGGDGTGGESIWGSEFEDEFFDHLNHSKPFMVSMANCGPNTNGSQFFITTVPCPWLDFKHTVFGKVTQGTKVVLDIEKVRTDKRDKPLDEIKILNIKISH